One window of Polynucleobacter sp. HIN5 genomic DNA carries:
- the nth gene encoding endonuclease III — MNLEQRIAFFEQLKANNPKPTTELEYSSPFELLTAVLLSAQATDVSVNKGTRQLFAVANTPKAILALGEEGVRPYIQHIGLYRTKGKHLQETCQILLERHGGEVPRNRSDLEALPGVGRKTANVILNTAFGEPTIAVDTHIFRVSNRTGLAPGNNVLEVENKLMKRIPKDYLMDAHHWLILHGRYVCKARNPECAQCIVEPLCSYRYKTNQGKIRGTVQPKS, encoded by the coding sequence ATGAATCTGGAGCAGCGCATTGCCTTTTTTGAGCAATTGAAGGCAAATAATCCCAAGCCGACTACCGAACTCGAATACAGCTCACCGTTCGAACTATTAACTGCGGTCTTACTATCTGCGCAAGCAACCGATGTGTCGGTGAATAAGGGAACTCGCCAGTTGTTCGCAGTCGCCAATACTCCCAAAGCCATCCTGGCGCTTGGTGAAGAAGGGGTGCGTCCTTACATTCAACATATTGGACTGTATCGAACAAAAGGCAAACATTTGCAGGAGACCTGCCAAATCTTACTTGAGCGCCATGGCGGTGAAGTGCCCAGAAACCGATCTGACCTTGAGGCACTTCCTGGCGTTGGACGCAAAACTGCCAATGTCATCCTCAATACGGCATTTGGCGAACCAACAATTGCAGTGGATACCCATATTTTCCGAGTATCGAATCGCACAGGTCTTGCCCCTGGTAACAATGTCCTTGAAGTTGAAAACAAACTCATGAAACGCATCCCCAAGGACTACCTCATGGATGCCCATCATTGGCTGATTTTGCATGGCCGCTATGTATGCAAAGCTCGCAATCCGGAATGTGCGCAGTGCATCGTCGAGCCTTTATGCTCCTATCGATATAAAACCAATCAAGGAAAAATACGTGGCACTGTTCAACCCAAGTCGTGA
- the rsxB gene encoding electron transport complex subunit RsxB, with protein MPSPKLADLLEDALPQTQCTKCGYPDCRGYAEALAEGEKPNRCPPGGVQGIIRLSQILNYRLNEETRTIDPECGVERPRPVAWIDPQACIGCTLCIQACPVDAIVGASKQMHTVLPEWCTGCDLCVAPCPVDCIHMLNVTGKQTGWNAWSPAQADLARARYESHLNRLEREEHDQQERLATKAKAKLAALDQNQATSQAQLDEIERKRAIIAAAIARVKQSGSSTS; from the coding sequence ATGCCCTCACCCAAGCTGGCCGACCTACTCGAAGACGCACTTCCGCAAACACAGTGTACTAAGTGCGGCTATCCCGATTGCCGCGGTTACGCAGAGGCGCTCGCTGAGGGCGAGAAACCTAATCGCTGCCCCCCGGGCGGTGTACAAGGAATCATTCGTCTTAGCCAAATCCTGAATTACCGATTAAATGAAGAAACTCGCACGATTGATCCAGAGTGCGGAGTTGAACGGCCACGTCCAGTCGCTTGGATTGATCCGCAAGCCTGCATTGGCTGCACGCTGTGTATCCAGGCATGCCCGGTCGATGCGATCGTTGGCGCGTCAAAACAAATGCATACCGTTCTTCCTGAGTGGTGTACCGGCTGTGATTTATGCGTTGCCCCCTGCCCAGTGGATTGCATTCACATGCTGAATGTAACGGGTAAGCAGACCGGCTGGAATGCCTGGTCACCCGCCCAAGCCGATCTTGCGAGAGCTCGCTATGAGTCGCATTTAAATCGATTGGAACGTGAGGAGCATGACCAACAGGAGCGATTGGCCACTAAAGCCAAAGCGAAATTGGCCGCATTGGATCAGAATCAAGCCACAAGCCAAGCGCAACTCGATGAAATCGAACGAAAACGAGCGATTATTGCTGCAGCGATTGCGCGAGTCAAGCAATCGGGCTCATCAACATCATGA